From Diospyros lotus cultivar Yz01 chromosome 4, ASM1463336v1, whole genome shotgun sequence, a single genomic window includes:
- the LOC127799551 gene encoding beta-glucuronosyltransferase GlcAT14B-like, with protein sequence MKKLKNYYLQLRHPQTMERKWIFPLAIGSVLSLFLLFLVTLTSSDGTPLLPLYRSAGGGGAASVFVESKLRPLPVSSSPPPPRFAYLISGSAGDGKMLKRTLLALYHPVNRYVVHLDAESSPEERFDLRNFVDNHPTFTRFKNVVMITKANLVTYRGPTMVANTLHAAAILLKGGGEWDWFINLSASDYPLVTQDDLLHVFSYLPRDLNFIDHTSDIGWKEFHRAKPIIVDPGLYMRKKADVFWITQRRSVPTAFKLFTGSAWMALSRPFVDFCIWGWDNLPRTVLMYYANFLSSPEGYFHTVICNAQEFRNTTVNSDLHFISWDNPPKQHPHYLTSDDMSRMVNSNAPFARKFHPDDPVLDKIDFELLFRGQDMVVPGGWCIGSRENGTDPCSVVGNTTVLRPTVGAKRMENLITSLLSSDNFRARQCK encoded by the exons atgaagaaattgaagaattaTTACTTGCAATTGAGGCATCCGCAGACAATGGAGAGGAAATGGATCTTCCCCCTCGCCATTGGTTCCgtactttctctctttcttctgttTCTCGTAACCCTAACCTCCTCCGACGGCACTCCTCTTCTCCCCCTTTACCGCTCCGCCGGCGGCGGCGGCGCCGCATCGGTCTTCGTCGAGTCGAAGCTGCGGCCTTTGCCGGTTTCCTCGTCCCCTCCACCGCCGCGATTCGCCTACCTCATTTCCGGCTCCGCCGGTGACGGGAAAATGCTCAAGCGCACGCTGCTAGCGCTCTACCACCCCGTGAATCGCTACGTCGTCCACCTTGACGCGGAGTCGTCGCCCGAGGAGCGTTTCGATCTGCGAAACTTCGTCGACAACCATCCGACTTTCACCAGATTCAAGAACGTGGTGATGATCACCAAGGCCAATCTGGTGACCTATCGCGGGCCGACGATGGTGGCGAACACGCTGCACGCCGCGGCCATCTTGCTGAAGGGAGGTGGCGAGTGGGACTGGTTTATCAACCTCAGTGCCTCGGATTACCCACTCGTTACTCAAGATG ATCTGCTTCACGTGTTCTCTTATCTGCCGCGCGATCTCAATTTCATCGATCACACCAGTGACATTGGGTGGAAAGA GTTTCATCGGGCAAAACCAATAATTGTTGATCCGGGGTTgtatatgagaaagaaagctGACGTTTTCTGGATTACACAGCGAAGAAGTGTGCCGACAGCCTTCAAGCTCTTTACAG GTTCTGCTTGGATGGCACTTTCTCGTCCTTTCGTTGATTTTTGCATATGGGGATGGGACAACTTACCTCGAACAGTCCTAATGTACTACGCAAATTTCCTCTCCTCCCCTGAAGGATATTTCCACACCGTCATCTGCAATGCTCAAGAATTTCGCAATACCACGGTGAACAGCGACCTGCATTTCATATCCTGGGACAATCCACCGAAGCAACATCCGCACTACCTCACCAGTGATGATATGTCGAGGATGGTCAACAGTAATGCCCCATTTGCGAGGAAGTTCCATCCGGACGATCCAGTGTTGGACAAGATTGACTTTGAACTCTTGTTTCGTGGTCAAGACATGGTCGTTCCTGGTGGGTGGTGCATAGGAAGCCGGGAAAATGGAACCGACCCATGCTCTGTTGTGGGCAATACCACTGTCCTGCGTCCAACTGTCGGTGCTAAAAGGATGGAAAACCTCATCACCTCTCTCTTATCAAGCGATAATTTCCGAGCAAGGCAATGCAAATAG